The sequence TGACCAAGAGACTGTTGGAGTAAAGAAGGAGTCACCTGAAACAAAATATGAATGAAACATGACCATTTTTCATGAGGGCcgaaaaaaagcagcagccaaaactTGATCTGGCTGTGCCAGAAGTTGCCTCACCAGCACAACTTCTGCCAgggccaggcagagcagcttcaCAGTCAAATGTTGTGCAGAGCCTGCGTGCAGCCTGTCAGCACTGGGTGCAGCAAGCAGGGACCCACTGCATGGACAGTGTGCATATCTGGATTCAAGCTTGTgtactggagagaaaaagaggttcCCACAAACCTAGAGCACACAGACACGCCGTGAGGAGGATTTGCTTGTAAGTGTGTCAATAAGTGTGGCTCTGTGTGATTAGAATTTCTTGGGCTTATTTGCAGAAGGGTGTTTAGAAATTTGTAGTTGTATATTGACAATTTTGTAAGCGTCTTAACATTTTGGTTTATGTGCTTCCTTATTGATATTTGATCCTGAATTTCTAGTTCACCCATTTTGGGTTAAGCATGTGTCATCATTAAATTAATAAACCACTTTGGTCATGATTTTATTGAAGTAGGTGAACTGAGTAGCTTTTCTCTGTGACTGGTGGGAATCACCTGTATTTGGTCAAGGCAGTAGCATTGAACTTCCAGCGGCAGCTCTGCATTAATTTCAGGTGTTCCAGGCTCCAGACCTCATTCACCCTAGGGCAGAAAGAGCTTGTAAGAAAGCGACTTGAATGCTCTCACAAAGACTTGCTGAAAACAAATGACTCTCTGTTGCATCCCTTCCTACACCCTGGGCCTTCACTGAGGCCACCAGGTGACCCTGTCAAGATAGTTGCCCATCTGCCACTGCCCAGCACACTTGCAGCCACGACTCTCACCTCTGAGGCTGTGTTATGTTGCTCAATAGTCCTTGACATGCTTCTGCTTCTGGAACATCGACGTCAGGTCTGTGAAAAACCGAAGGGTTAAACTGAGCCAGAATACCATGTCCTCACACAGCTTTCCTCCATTGCTCCACCCCAACAGTCCTGTATCCCAATGTCTCCCCTTGGCcatctcctggcactgcctgccaCCACCCCAACCCTGAGATATTCACCTGAAACAAGCATAATTGCATCCTTTTGCTACGCCTATTTCCTCTCCTACCCTATTGATTCCTCCTCTGGAGGCCTTCTGGAGACACTCTCCATGTTCCCACTTCCTTTCCAGGGCAGGGGGAACATAGGTTCTCTATCCTCTCCCTCACTTACATGCTTTGCAACACCAGAAATCCCATGGAGACAAATGAGACTAGAGCTACAGCCAGCAACAGGACCCATAACTTGTGCATCTTCAGCCGTTCTGGCTTGACATACACCTCCCTGGTGATGCTGTTTGTCATTTGGAGGGGGGAATGAAGCACAGGAAGGCCATCAGCTTGTTGGAGTGACTCCAGAAGAGGCTTATGAAGTTGATGAGAGGGCTGGAGTACCTCTGCtgtaaggaaaggctgagagaattcagatttttctggaCTTCCAGTATCTGTAGGGAGCCTGCAAGACAGATGGATatagactatttacaagggcctggagtgacagaacaagggggaatggctccaaactgacagagagcagaaatcagatattagaaaaaaatctttcctgtgacggaggccctggcccaggttgcccagagaagctgtggctgtcccatccctggaagtgttcgaggccaggttggacggggcttggagcaacctgggctagtgaaaggtgtccctgcccatggcaggggggttggaatgagatgatctttagggtgccttccaacacaaaccattctgtgattctatgattcaatgtACTGAGAGCAGACCAGTGGTAAAGTATTTGGGGATACTGGTGGGTGAAAAATTGGACTTGAGCTGTCAGTGTGCACTTGGAATTGTGTGCTGGGTTGCATAAACAGGAGCATGACCAGCAGGTTGATGGACATGATTCTCTCTGCTCTTATGGGAGTCCAGCTGCAGTACTGAATACAGCTCTGGGAtcccagcacaagaaagacatggacctcTTAGAAGAGGTCCAGAGGAAGCCACAAAAATCAGAGGGCTGAAATACCTCTTCTATGAAGGAAAGTTGAGAGAGTTGCAGTTTTGCAGACTGGTGAAGACAACTCACCAGGGAGACAttaatgcagtattttaatGGTGTAAGATGAGTTgtaagaaaaatggagaaagattTTTTACTAGGGTCTGTAGTGACAAGAGTGATGGCAAAGGTTTATAACTAAAAAAGTTATACTggatgtaaaaatgaaatatttttaatgaggGAGATGAGACACCGGAATAGGTAGCTCAAAGAAGTTGTGGTTACCCCAGTCactggaagcattcaaggccaTGTGGACAACAAGGCTTTGGACAACTTGATCTAGTGAAATATatcctgcccatggtagggggatTGAAATAGATTATCTTTGGCAGTaacttccaacccaaaccattctgtaatcCTATGAATCTTTCATCATATGATTCTATTAAGATGGAAACTATAGCTTTATGAGGATTGTAATATGATCAGAAGTGGCCTGttcacagggaaaataaacatCTTTTTGCCACTATTGCTCAACTATGAAGTCTGTTTCCTGAAACTGAGATCCAACTAGAACAGccaagcaaaataaatgtaatcaCAATGTTGGTTTCATTGCTGCCAGTGCACTGCCTGTttcctggctttgtttttttgggggattttatTGAGTGAGTCTTGTTCAGGGTAGGTTTgggcttctttttcttttttcttttcccaagtaaCAGCTTTTTTCAGATGAGAGTAATATTCTCTTTAGGGTCCTTGATCTGGGTAAGGATATTGTCAGCTCCCTGAATTCGGAAAAGTTGAGAGGATATAATGCCTGCCTGTCTCCCCTGCACCTGGAATGGGCAAATGAAAATCTGTGTAACCCTGAGGCTGTGGTTAAATGGGTAAATGTAGTGTTAAGTGAACAAAAGTTATGAAAGGGGGAAGGTAATGCAGTTTTATGAGCAATTTTGGGAGTGGCTTTAATCACTGcccaaaatgagaaatatgcCAACAAACGGGCAGAGGGAGAAATGATCAGACCTCTGCAGCATTTGGGGAAAAGACTGTAGGATCAGTTaaatgaggagagagaaagcCACCTTTGGGAGAAAGAGTTGCTTCTTGCTGGGAAcaaccagtaaaaaaaaagaggctgcaggcagaggagccgcttgctgctgagcagagtcATGAGAGGGAGAGaatgctgcaggcagaggcaTTTCTTGTTGCAACCTCAGGAGAAGCTTGAGGATGTGGGGTGAGGGAAAATCTTACAGGGGGGAATTGCAGGGTTTAAAGTCTGAACCATTTGCAGAAATACCCTCTCGTAACCATAACTTTTTATATCCAATTAAGGAGCTGGAAGACTGTAAAGCGGTCTATGACCCTGACAAAAAGGCATAATATTTGCACAGTCTTCTGATGGTGAGGAAGTAACATTACAACCCCcaaccaaaactgaacacacaGGTGATGGTCAGCAAATTGCTACTAAAGTGGTGCTGTATGTGGAATACCAAAGATATCAAAGATATCAGAGTTGCAGGAAAAGTATAGCAGACTTCCACAAGATGGAAACATATGGGTGATCCAGACAACAGAGAACTAGGGAATGATGGTTCCTTATGTCCTTCAGCTCTCCTTGGATCTACTACACCTTACAGTGAAGCAGGAAATCACACAACAAAAATGACCCCATTCAATCCAATTCAGGTGCCTGATTTGCAAGAGAATTATGTCCATAAATGAGAAGATACTAAAATCCAGCGAGTGGTATCCTATCAATGTATACATAATAATTCTAATTCCAGTTAGTTCTCATCAGCAGTTAATTAAATTTCTGATAGATACAGGAGCACATTCAATACTGACACAGTTGGATGCCAAGGAGCTGGTTGTACAACCTGGATGGCAAAGACTGGAGTAAATGGAGCAAATGTTATCTGCCAAGCTGCTAAGATTAATATATGGCTCCTGGGTAAGAAGCAGATGTCAACTACTCACTTTGCAGTTGAAGTCCATATTGCAAACTTTTTGTGTTTCAGCGTTCTCAGCAATGGaaggcagtgtgtgtgtgttgaaCATTAACCTTGAAAGAAACCCAGAGACATCTGTGTGCTCACTTCACATGATGCCTGAACTCCCTGATTCAAGGACTGCTGGTGTACCACAGCGCTGGACTTTTGCTGTGGCTCAAGGCAGAACTTCTGAAGTTCTAATTGATTTGGCCCCACTATGTCAGCACTGGTACCCAACACTGCAGACCCAACAGCCACAATGCAAGCAGCTGCCATCTTGGGCATTGGTTAGGTGGTGACAGGTTTGGAGAAAAGAGCTATGATCACTCACATCCCCCTTCCAATTCTTGTGTCTGATTCAGTGAAAGAGCCAAAGGGACAGATGTGGTTTATGGTTTACTGCAGGTAACTGAATGTCAACACTGCACCTTTAAGTACTGCTGTGCTGAATTTTGTGCAATTGGTAACTCAAATTCAGAGAGTGTCCCACTAGTGGAGGGCAACTCTAATTGCAGGAGACCCcttccccaacccccccaaaaaaaaggtgggggaagaagcagcagcagtgtagCAAGTACTTCATTAAGTAGAATTTGAGATTCACCTGAGAAATATTAAGGCCAAACTGGTCCTGGCAGACTAAAGAGATCTTTACTATTCAACTCAACTGCATTTCAAGAGACAGAACAGAGATATTCTGAGTGGGAAAAAGGACTTTTGTCATTACTCCAAGCTGTTAAACAGTTTGAGCCACCAAGGGGTAACCTGTCTGGACAAACCCCACCAAGActtgtgttgttttctctttccagaatTGATACCAGCACACCCTCACTGAAGACCAAGTTAACTAGCCATCAGAGGACAGCTCATCGTTCTTGCAGGAGCAACCATTGCCAGCACAAACTAAATTTGGTTCGCACATCAACAAGCTCAATCCATAGGGTGGAGACCTCTCCCTTCTTTTATTTATGCTAATCAATATGGTAACTATAGCATATTCTGCACCACACATGCTTCTCAGTTGTGAGTGCAATTTACTGTGACATTAACTATtaaagaaggagaggaaagtaACTTGCCCACTTAAATTCAAAAGGTATCCTGGGATAATGCAACTAAATTGGAAAGGGAATTCCACTCTTGGTGGTACCTAGTTTATTTCCCTTATGACCCCACCAACAGTAAAGCcacatattttgttttaacagcACATAATGCTTTGATATTTACTATATACCCAGTCATTTTGTCAGTAAATCATAACACAGCTGTATTCTATACCCTGGAGCACAGAGTCATACCTGTGCTCTGGTGGAATGGATGTGCCTCTATGAGAACCCACTGTGATTTTGTACTTGTAGACAACCTTACTATAGCTACAAGTAATGACTCTTATATTTGTGCCTGTTACTTTGTTGAAATTATGGATGTAGTTTTTGTTATTCagctcttttttgtttgtttttctttctttctttctttctttctttctctttctttctctttctctttctttctttttctctctctttctttctctctttctctctttctttcatttttctctccctgtttaactaatttctttttttcctctcttccttttcttcttctgttccCACTCCAAATCCATAGGgttaaaaaaaccagtttcagtaaaataaaaatatgtggaATCTAAACCCAAGAACACTAAAGCTCACATACCTTTTACACCAAGAAGGCTCTGAGGTACATCTCTTTGTTTCTGTAGCTGGGTTCAAATACAGTCATACCTGGGCCGGTAGAGTTTTTCTGCAGCTCAAACCTCCAAACAATCTGGAACTGCCCTTTCAGGGGGAGGAGATACAATGGTTTCCTTCTGCTTGAGTGACTCATACGTTTCTTCAAAATCAGAACTAACTTATGAGAAGTCCTCCTCCTGACAGTAAGTGCTTGGTGCAATTATGTCCAGACCAAAAACCCTTCTGGATCAGGTTTTCCACAGTcttatgaagtttaacaaaggGAAGTGtgtgggtcagggcaaccctgcatgtatggacagactgggaaaaaagagactggagagcagtgccgtggagagggacctggaggtcctggtcaATGCAAATTGAATATGAGttagcagtgccctggcagccaggagggccaaccgtgtccgagggggcatcaggcaaagcaccactggctggtggggagggaggggattgtccctctctgctctgcactggggcagcctcacctcgAGTCCTGGGGGCAATATTGGGTGCTACAATATAAGAAAGGATTGGAGCTATTAGAGAGCATTCAGAGGAGGGAcacgaagatggtgaaggatcTAGAGAGGCCATACGAGGCACAGCTGAGGTTGCTTTTCTTGTTATATCACATTAACTTCTTATAAACTATTGTGAAGTAACAATAAAAATGTGGGTTTGAGATATGTTTTCCTCATAAAAGGCATATACATTTTTTCTATTCTATGTCACTAGACTGGTTTCATGTGCCCCCAAGTGATGTATGAGAAAAACAGGATGACATTTATTCTGAAGAAGtgagttaaaaaaaccaaaaaaaatatacacccccccccaaatccaaaCAAGCAACCTCTCCCccctaaaaaaaacaaaatcaaggcAAATCAAGACaaaaagtcaaaaccaaaaagtcAGTATTGAAGAGTTCCCAAATTATGAAGAATGAAGGCGATGGTGTCCGAAGAATGTTTTTTCCAAGGCCTTCTGGAACGCCTTGTTTCTCAAGCTGTAGATGACTGGGTTCAGAAGGGGGGTGACCACGGTGTAGAGCACAGCAACAGCTTTATTGAGGTCTGAGGAGAGGCTGTAGGTGGGACGGACATATATGAAAATCGTTGTACCATAGTATATAGTCACCACCATGAGGTGTGAGCTGCAGGTGGAGAAGGTTACTCTTTTTCCAGAAGCAGAGGGTATCTTCAGGATGGTAAGGATTATAAAGAGGTATGAAACTAGAGTCAAAAGAAAGCAGGTGGGAAGGACCAGGAGAGAGATCATGAAGATGACAGCTTCTGTGACAGTGGTGTCTGAGCATGAGAGCTTCAACAGCGGAGAGATATCACAGAAGAAGTGATCAATGAGGTTGTAGCTGCAAAAATGCAACCTGGAGATCATCAGGCAGGGCAGAACACCAGTGAAAACACCAGTGACCCAGGAGCCCACAGCCAGACGTGTGTAAGACTCATCAGTCATGACCACACTGTACTGCAGGGGCTGACAGACCGCGAGGAATCGGTCATATGCCATCGCTGCCAAGAGGTAGCATTCAGTAATTCCCAGGGAAATGAAACAGTAAAGCTGTGCCATGCATCCTGAGAAAGAGATGCTCTTCCTCTTTGCCAGCAGATTGGACAACATCTTAGGTACAATTGTGGTGGTGTAACAGACTTCCAGGAAAGAGAGGTTCTGGAGAAATCTGAACATGGGTGAATGAAGTTTTGGCTCCAGTTTCACCACCAATATAATAATGATGTTTCCTAAGACGGTGAGAATGTAAATAACCATAACCACCATGAATAGCAAGATCTGACAGTATGGGTTGCTGCTGAAGCCCAGTAGCTTGAATTCCAGTACTGCTGTAACATTTGTCATCTCTCGGAAAGAGCTAGGATTTGTCTGCTAAGGAAAATATCAGTATCAGAATATGATAACTTTCAGTGGTTAAAATTTATAAAGATTAGGATtctcaaataaatatttgggaACAGCATCAAAATCACTACCAGTTCTGTCCTTTTTACCCTGTACTTTCCTGGACTCTTTCTCTCATGAAATGTAAGTTTCAACACGTATTTCATAAACTTGACACTGACCATTATAGAATGCATTGCAAATAGTCCAGTTGCAAAGAATTGCacacaaatatatgtataaGAAAGTGCACAAATACATAAAGATAACATTTATACTAATCAATATGATAAAATTATATACTTACAGGTATACAGTTTATGAacttagacacacacacacaccaaggATCTGCTTTTtgctggaagaaataaaaactcatATGCATAATCAACAGTGATTATTGCATTGAATATTCCACTTGTTAATGCACacgtgggtttttttataaaaatgtaggTAATTATTTGCATGGTCCATACACATATAAGGGTACAAATAAGAACCTCTCAAAATGTTCTCTCATGAAGGACTACAAACTTTCACAAGGATTAATCAGCAAActattatttcttattaaataCTTTGAGTGAAGATATAATTTCCACCTCAAGAACAGAAACAATAGAGAATGATCTTTTACTAGCCATTGATTAAGAGCATTGGTTAAGAACTCCATTTTCCATGTTCAAAATAATGCTGTGGTATGTGGTATCTGGTTACTTACAGATGAAACAATGCACATAATATTCAGCATGTGTCCAattttttcagagctgttttccaaGCTGTGAACGCATTAGGTGTGAGTAGGTTTCAATCTGCATTCAGGCCCCTGTCTAAGGGTGTATACATCAGTAACTTTGTTATTTTGGGGAGTTAAGGCACAATTAATGTCAGTATCAGAAACATTAACTAATTATCTGGTACTCTGTAGCTTGAGTCTTATTACTAAACCCTTACACTGACTAAAACATCATCTTGGATAGAAACCCTTTCAGAGTGAACTCCCTCTTGGTCAATCTCAGCTTTCACAGAGGCACACAGACAGAGATAAAAGCTGAACTGTACCAAGCATGGATTTCAAACCTTGCTAATGATCTCTGGGGATTAATGCCATGGGTGGAGACACTCCATGGGGCACAATAGCAACAGGGGACTGATGATACACCTGCAAAGAAGACCTTGTTagtaagaaaagggaaaaaaaaaaaatcagtgaagtCATGATGAAACTGAACCTCTTCGATCTCTTTTCTTGCTGTAGAATATTTTTTGTAGCTGTAACAATATCCACAACCCACTCACACTTTTGTTACCTCAGCAAAAATACTGGTAGTGTTACTGAGAGGAAATGATTCCTAAGTGATAGAAACCCTATTGTTCCTGCTCACCATAATTTCAGTGTACATGACTCGTTCCAAGTACCCTTCTTGAGACCAGGGTAGGGAATCTACCCAGTTTGCAGTGGATATCATGAAGACAAGTTTAGCTAGAAGGTAAATTCCCTGTGAAGGTAGTAGGGGTGTAACTGTGAGTTGGATGTGACCCTGTTGACCACCAACATGTCCATGGTCCAGTTTAGCAGAAGTGATAGGAGTGTTAAGGCTGCATTAAGACTGCCAACA is a genomic window of Chiroxiphia lanceolata isolate bChiLan1 chromosome 12, bChiLan1.pri, whole genome shotgun sequence containing:
- the LOC116792959 gene encoding olfactory receptor 11L1-like gives rise to the protein MTNVTAVLEFKLLGFSSNPYCQILLFMVVMVIYILTVLGNIIIILVVKLEPKLHSPMFRFLQNLSFLEVCYTTTIVPKMLSNLLAKRKSISFSGCMAQLYCFISLGITECYLLAAMAYDRFLAVCQPLQYSVVMTDESYTRLAVGSWVTGVFTGVLPCLMISRLHFCSYNLIDHFFCDISPLLKLSCSDTTVTEAVIFMISLLVLPTCFLLTLVSYLFIILTILKIPSASGKRVTFSTCSSHLMVVTIYYGTTIFIYVRPTYSLSSDLNKAVAVLYTVVTPLLNPVIYSLRNKAFQKALEKTFFGHHRLHSS